The window CAGGAGTAAAGACACCCGGTTGGCAGTGGCGAGAAGGCTCATTGACAGGGACACAGCGTTTGGTCGGCGTCGTGTGCGTTGTGCCTACGCCAGATAGTTCTGGAGAGACTGTGtggacgaaaaagacactTGTAGGGTAGACACGCCATTCACGGCAGCTGccgagcggcgacgcagagatcAGCTGTTTCGGCAGGCACAAAAAGGCAAATGTCGACGGTTGCTGGAGGTGGCTTCTTCCCTTACTGCTGTGCCCAGTCGTGCAGTTTCCGTTTATTCGTTGTGTGTGCCTTTAGGTTATCCTCACAGGTTTTGTCGTCTTCGGATACATTCTCTCCGTTGCTCTCCACGAGTTCGCTCATGCGGCGACTGCGTTCAAGGGCGGGGATGAGTCTGTTGTCTACTCGGTGAGTCCAAAAGTAGCAGAGGAGTTCCGTTCTGCCGTCATAGAGACAAGAGATGGGGCGGAATCCTGGTGCATGTGCACCGAGGCACTTCCCGCTGGCTCTCAAAATGAAGGAGAGACTCGCAGGAATTCGGGGCAGGATGGCCTGCTCACCTGTTCAGCCAGGCTGGAGGAGGGTTTTAGAACGGCGGCAGATACTCTAAGCCGGCTCTTAGGGCTTCTTGTAGACGCCGCACAGTTTTGCAACCACGCTGTGGCTGGTGACTGTTGCGTCGGATCTCGAATTCCGTGTGCCTAGACCTATCGTCCATACCTTTACCCGTACGCGTAGCTGCTCAGCCCAGTATTCCGCGAGTGCTCGTTTCCCGCATatttatacatgtatatacatatatatagatatacatatatatacatacacatatatatacatatacatatatatacatatacatatatatacatatagcATGATTAGAGATGGGCCACTAGGGCCAGTAAGAAGAAAACACCGTCGCAGacgtgtgcgtctctgttttcactCTCCGTGGTTTGTTTCATTTTTCATGCCCGCGGGCAGGAACTAGCTCTGCAAGTGCCGaagcgtttcctttctgggTGCTCGCAGGGGTACCTCACGCTCGACTACTTGAGGTACACGtcacctctcttctccctgggccttcctcttctcttccttcttctcggcaaCGTCGCTCTTCCCGGCGCAGCGGTGACTATTCAGGTGAGAAAAACAAACGATCCGTGCGCACCGTCTGCGTTCCCGTGCCGGCAGAAGAGCTGTGGCACAGCTTCGCGTCTAGGTTGCGAATGcactgtgcatgcaccgacACCGCAGAGCCGGCTCCAAGATGCTTGAGTGGCTCTGTTAGAGACGGAAGTCGAGCAACGCCAAACGTTTGGTGTCCAGAAAGGCCGTTGCTTTAAACGCGGTGGCGGGAGCGTCTGAACTCGCCAACACCATGCGTGAGGGTGCGCGCCTCGCGGCGTGGACAAGGGGCCCTGAAAGGGACGTAAGAGGCCTGCAAAGGGACACGGTCGAGTGCCGAAGGATCTTCAGCTCAGTACCAGTCAAACTTGGCACTGGACATGCGTTTGAGGGAACGTCCTGCCGAAATAGGAAAGGCGCACCTCGTCAGCTTTCTGACGAGAGCAGTATGTGCCCAGTCCAGGCCGAACGTCATTTCTACGGCAAAACACACATTCTCAacccttttcttctcaaCCCTTTTCAAATCTGTTTCGAGAGCCTGCGGTAGGCGGGGCTGTCTATCCGctgcctgcgtcttttttttcgaaTCGGACACCGATGCGTTTgacgtgtctctgtctctgtgcagcATTCGAGCCTCCGCGGAGCCAAGTGGAAGACCCTTACAGCACTGGGTGAGACCTTGCAGGGTGTCGAAAAGTTTCTGTCGTCCACACGAGAAGACGGTTCTGGTGACGGCGGTTAAATGCCTGTGTCCTCGCCAGTCATGACCCGGTGGCGCAAAACTCCCTGCCGCTGTTGTCACGCACGGCTAGAGACTCGTGCGTGACCGTTCAGTAGACCGACCGACGCACAGACGAGGGTGCGTCTCGATGCGGACACCTCGGTTTGTCAGTTCCACTCCATAAGCGGTGGTGCGTGATATTCACTCGAACCACGTGCGAGTGTGCGCCGTATACAGAATTGCTTTCGTCAGAATTCGGTAGGATGTGTCGGGGTTCAGAtcgctcccttcttctcgacccAACGGACACGTTTTCACGTGCCAGCTTGAGGAGACCATAAAGGAGTGGAGGCGCCTGCGAATCGTacctttcgtttctcccatGACCACAGATCTGAGTATGTGCACCTGACGCGTGTGCTGCCGTTGCGTACAGCGGGACCTCTCGCGAACTTGCTCTGtggctttctcttctctggcctCCTCCGCCTGACTCTCCTCAGCGTGGATTACTACTACACGGTTCTCCACATGGGCTTAGCCTGGTAGGGAAAACGGGGCTACACCTGCGGGGCAAGTTTCACGGGAGATTCTTCCAGGGGAAAACAAAGAGCTGGAAATAGCGCAGCCACGCCGCAGGTGGGCACAGCTAGGGACGACTGATCacgcggagaaaggcgaaacaaGCTTTTCGTGCATTTGGCcgaaggggagaagcgaggcaggcggtCAACGAGGAACAGCGGGTTGTAGCACCCCAGGTTTGTGCTCGTGCATCAAGCAGCCGCGAGACAAAGCAGAGCAGCTGGCAGGTAGAGACGCGTTTTGGGGCGGCGAAACTCCAGCGAGGTCTCTGCCTTGACGCGGCCAAGCTACCTGCGGCGTCCATCTGTGCTGCGTTGTTCGCGTGCAGTCTGATCTACTTTGAGTCGATGAGCGTCATCATTAACATgatccctcttcctccgctcgAGTAAGTGGCAGGTGTGAAGGCGGCCATTGTTCCACCCGAAaagatgtgcatgtgtacgcacgtgtgtgtgcgtatgCCCGTGTATCCCGAGAGATGTTGccagcgagaaacgcggtCTCACTTGGAGCCGTCCGCCATGCTCAGATGCTCACGTGGCGCCAGTCGGTCGCGTGTTCGAACCGAGTCTCGCGGCCCCGCAAGGGCGTTTCCCGGGGCtgcgacgcgagaggcacaCGCCTGGTTGACACCAGACGGGGCAGAGCCTCTGGGCATTCTCCTATACGTGAGCGAGAGAATCGCAGACGCGGAGTGAGCCGTTGTTGTTGGTCTCGCGCGTGTCCGCTGTATGCAGCGGCTGGGCTGCGCTGGAGCCATGGCTGCCGCGCTCGTGCTTCCTCAGGAAAGCCATGGAGGACCCCACACTGCGGCGcattctgcctctctttgttcttGCGGCGCTCTTTCCGGTCTTTGCGAAGGTGAGAGAATTGtgccttcctgtttctccctttggCTCCTAAACTCGCTGTTCCGCTCAAACCGCCTCATGCTATCCATCTGACAACCCTGTGGAGCGGTAGAGCAacggcctgtctcctcctttccGGCGCCGTTTCCCACTTCGGCTGTACCGGAGTACCGGGGGCTGACCTCGTGCGTGCGCGGCGTGGCCTGGTCGTGGAGATTAATGTCTGCAATCGTTGTAACACACTCGTGTGCATAAACATGGTGTCCACGAAACGTTGCATGGGAGTCGGCTTAAAAACCCCTGGAATCATCTGTCGGTGGTCAGGTGAACGTGTCTTGTCGCACATTTCAGGTTCCTTTCTTTGGCCACGCCGTGAACGCGGTAGCTATCACGGTCTTTCGGGCGCCATCCGATTTGACGCCGCTGGCCATGCAGTACTTTTCCATGCCATACAGTCAGTGGCGACACATGCACCCGATCCCCGTCCCAGTGGACCTGCGGCACGCCCCCGCGTCCACGGATTTCGTGGAGGGCTTTCTTCTGCAGtgaagagacgcgcctcgccagTTGCCACGGGAATTTTGGAGCGGGTCTCGTGACTCGTTGACGCCGGTTTCTCCGCGAAAAGGACAACGGGagtctccccgtctctgcgACGGCAGCTGCGTGCCCCTCGCGTGAGGCAAATGAAGAAGCAGGGGCTCACGCAAGACGCTGTCCGTTCTAAATGTGCGCGTCAGTCAACATACACATTCGAAACATGCGGAGTTCTAGAGACAAGACGCGCCTCGCGTGGTCCAAGCGAGAGTTGGGAGCACTCTCGTTCGACACGGCTGATTTCTCAGTGACAGTCTTTACTCAGCACATGCACTGGGCACTCGTGGGGTGTAGCCTGGGGGGGAACAGTGAGTGAGACTCTGGCCGGTTTCAGCCGAAAGCCGCAGGAATCTGTAGAGGGAATCTGTAGAGGGAAAGCAGGTGTTCTGAGAGATGCGAGGCGtagacgcgcgcgagaatCAGCGGTACTCTTGTCGTTGCCCCGGGGGGAGACACAGTGAGGGAATGCTCTCAAGATTCGGAGGCCCACGAAGCGAATCACAGGACGTTCTGTTGGTTCACGGGTCGACGCGCTAGAACGGGTGACCGCTCAAGGCAGATGAATGCCACGGTGACTTTAGTGCTCTGGCGGCTACTGGCCGATCGTGCATGCCAAACTGCTCTCTCGCGTACATAGGAAGACAGGCAGAACGACGGGTATCTCCAAATGCTGAATCGGACCGTTTTTTGCAGAGCATGGAGTGTTGAGACTCAGTGgccgcaaaaaaaaaacgcgctTCAGTGCGCCGGAGGGATCATTTGGGGACTCGTCAGCTGGACTGTTGACACATGTGCATTACGCTGCCATGAGCATTTCTAGCGTGCCCGCTGCGATTACTAGTCCTTAGAACAGCAGACACAACTCCATCGCACGCTATAGAAACGTATGTAGTACCCGTGTTGTTGGGGTGACGTAAGCATAACCGAAAGCTTGCGTAGTGGCTCCTAATCGGGCTTGAGACAGGTGAACACCTGGTGAAACATTGAGGGAGTCTGTGACCTCCCTCAGCTTCGTGCAACTCATGCCAACGTCCTCTCTCACTTGCGGGGTGCGGGCGCTCGGACCTCGAACGCACGTGCCGCAAAAACGATTCCGTGTACCTTCGCTTTCAGACACGCTGATGCAGAAAGGCTCCACTTACTGTTGGGTGAGAATGAGCGACACGTGCGCCTTTTCCACCCTTACCTCATAGATGAAGGATTTCCGGATGTTCCGCTGCCGCTCTTGTAGCTGCTGCAAGCGGTGCCTACAGCAGTTTTGCAGCGAAAACCGTTGTTATTTCACTACCAGGAGGGGCCCGAGTCACTCACTCGCGGTCGAGGCAACAGAAAGGTCCCTTTGCGCTGTCAAGCGGGGTTGGCGCACGACGCGGTAGCACCAAATGGGCAAGGCGGCAACTGGCTGCTTGTCGGTCCCGGTCCGGACGACCTTCCCCTTGTCGCGTGTTCACGTCGGGTGCAACAAGCAACTCTCTCTATTCCA is drawn from Neospora caninum Liverpool complete genome, chromosome X and contains these coding sequences:
- a CDS encoding putative sterol-regulatory element binding protein site 2 protease; this encodes MAGSVRIDARGMPFCCFPDAAASRPEGAYDACWVPPILGLAPVFWLTIFATIGFGVAAHFYWQPVILTGFVVFGYILSVALHEFAHAATAFKGGDESVVYSGYLTLDYLRYTSPLFSLGLPLLFLLLGNVALPGAAVTIQHSSLRGAKWKTLTALAGPLANLLCGFLFSGLLRLTLLSVDYYYTVLHMGLACLIYFESMSVIINMIPLPPLDGWAALEPWLPRSCFLRKAMEDPTLRRILPLFVLAALFPVFAKVPFFGHAVNAVAITVFRAPSDLTPLAMQYFSMPYSQWRHMHPIPVPVDLRHAPASTDFVEGFLLQ